From a region of the Mycobacterium intracellulare ATCC 13950 genome:
- a CDS encoding methylmalonyl-CoA mutase family protein has translation MDNTAHTPSGIPLQPVYGPADRGAEPPQPGEFPFTRGNFASGYRGKLWTFRQYSGFGTAEESNRRYRYLLDQGGTGLSVALDLPTQCGYDSDDPEFGEEVGRVGVAVDTLADFEILFDGIPLDKLSTSMTINGTAAILLAFYVAAAEKKGIPRSKLTGTIQNDILKEYASRGTWIWPPEPSLRLIADTIEFCAAEVPRFNAISVAGAHFRDAGANAVQEMAFTLADGVTYCDTVVERGRMTIDQFAPQISFFFYTHGDFFEEIAKYRAGRRRWATIVRERYGATKDKAAMFRFGCVCGGASLYAPQAHNNIVRVAYEAMAAVLGGVQSMFTAAWDEPFALPTEETTTLALRTQQILAHETGVASVADPLGGSYFVEALTDATEERIIEIMSDLERHGGMVHAIEDGYLQGLIADEAFKIHQDIESGDRPVVGVNRFVTEEPEHDVVTYELDAEGRDLQLKRLSKVKSERDSAAVKSSLAALSRSAEGDDNLMHKLIDCANAYCTVGEMVSALKAVWGEFQQPVVF, from the coding sequence ATGGATAATACGGCCCACACTCCCTCCGGCATCCCGCTGCAGCCCGTATATGGGCCGGCGGATAGAGGCGCTGAGCCTCCCCAGCCCGGGGAGTTTCCCTTCACTCGCGGCAACTTCGCGTCGGGCTACCGCGGCAAGCTGTGGACCTTCCGCCAATATTCGGGGTTCGGCACCGCCGAGGAGTCCAATCGCCGGTACCGCTACCTGCTGGATCAGGGCGGGACCGGGTTGTCGGTGGCGCTCGACCTGCCGACGCAGTGCGGATACGACTCCGACGACCCCGAGTTCGGTGAGGAGGTCGGCCGGGTCGGCGTCGCGGTGGATACCCTGGCCGACTTCGAGATCCTCTTCGATGGCATCCCGCTGGACAAGCTCAGCACCAGCATGACCATCAACGGCACGGCGGCGATCCTGCTGGCCTTCTACGTCGCCGCGGCCGAGAAAAAGGGCATCCCGCGCTCGAAGCTCACCGGGACCATCCAGAACGACATCCTCAAGGAGTACGCCTCGCGCGGGACCTGGATCTGGCCGCCGGAGCCGTCTTTGCGGTTGATCGCGGACACCATCGAGTTCTGCGCCGCCGAGGTGCCCAGGTTCAACGCAATCTCGGTCGCCGGTGCGCATTTCCGCGACGCCGGGGCCAACGCCGTGCAGGAGATGGCGTTCACCCTCGCCGACGGCGTCACCTACTGCGACACTGTGGTGGAACGCGGCCGCATGACGATCGACCAGTTCGCGCCACAGATCTCGTTCTTCTTCTACACCCACGGGGACTTCTTCGAAGAGATCGCCAAATACCGTGCGGGACGGCGGCGTTGGGCGACGATCGTGCGGGAGCGCTACGGGGCGACGAAGGACAAGGCGGCGATGTTCCGCTTCGGCTGCGTCTGCGGCGGGGCGTCGCTGTATGCCCCGCAGGCCCACAACAACATCGTCCGGGTGGCCTACGAAGCCATGGCCGCCGTATTGGGCGGCGTCCAGTCGATGTTCACGGCGGCCTGGGACGAACCATTCGCGCTGCCCACCGAGGAGACCACCACGCTGGCGTTGCGCACCCAGCAGATCCTCGCGCACGAAACCGGCGTGGCCAGTGTGGCCGACCCGCTGGGCGGCTCGTACTTCGTGGAGGCGCTGACCGACGCGACCGAGGAGCGCATCATCGAGATCATGTCCGACCTCGAGCGGCACGGAGGAATGGTCCATGCCATCGAGGACGGTTACCTACAGGGCCTGATCGCCGACGAGGCATTCAAGATCCACCAGGACATCGAGTCCGGCGACCGCCCGGTCGTCGGCGTCAACCGCTTCGTGACCGAGGAACCCGAACACGATGTCGTCACCTATGAGCTCGACGCCGAAGGGCGTGATCTTCAGCTCAAGCGGCTCTCCAAGGTAAAATCCGAAAGGGATTCGGCCGCAGTGAAATCCAGCCTCGCCGCCCTGTCGCGTTCCGCCGAAGGAGACGACAACCTGATGCACAAGTTGATCGACTGTGCCAACGCCTACTGCACGGTCGGGGAGATGGTCTCCGCGCTCAAAGCAGTGTGGGGCGAGTTCCAGCAGCCGGTGGTGTTCTAA
- a CDS encoding cobalamin B12-binding domain-containing protein, translating to MAVRVLVAKPGLDGHDRGAKIVARTLRDAGFEVIYTGIRQRIEDIASIAVQEDVAVVGLSILSGAHLALTARTVEALRAADAADISVVVGGTIPHADVPKLLSAGAAAVFPTGTPLDNLVRDIRALTGTPEPASEEKEEQCASE from the coding sequence GTGGCCGTTCGCGTTCTCGTTGCCAAACCCGGCCTGGACGGGCACGACCGCGGCGCCAAGATCGTCGCCCGCACCCTGCGTGACGCCGGATTCGAGGTCATCTACACCGGCATCCGCCAGCGTATCGAGGACATCGCCTCGATCGCGGTGCAGGAAGACGTCGCCGTGGTCGGCCTGAGCATCCTGTCCGGTGCGCACCTGGCGCTCACCGCGCGCACCGTCGAGGCGCTGCGCGCCGCCGACGCCGCCGACATCTCGGTCGTCGTCGGCGGGACCATCCCGCACGCCGACGTCCCCAAACTGCTCTCCGCCGGGGCCGCGGCCGTATTCCCCACCGGGACACCGCTGGACAACCTGGTGCGCGACATCCGCGCGCTGACCGGGACCCCCGAGCCCGCTTCGGAAGAAAAAGAGGAACAGTGCGCGTCGGAGTAA